The following DNA comes from Rhipicephalus microplus isolate Deutch F79 chromosome 6, USDA_Rmic, whole genome shotgun sequence.
CAGAAAGCTAACTCATTACCACACTTACGATGATATGGCAAAGGCCATTTAACATTTTTCTAATGCTACGACAACTCCAGGTTCCTTAAAGAATTCAGGTATCATAAATTGAGCTGTGATTTGAAGTGTGTGCAACAAACAACACTGCAAATCGGTGCATATAAGAATAGAATAATCTCACCTCTGTGGTTCGCCATTGCTGGCCTGGTTGACAGACTGGAAGCACGTAACTTGAATCTGGTTCAACTGCATTGGAATACATTCACAAATGTGAAACACGTGTGCAAATGAAAAAACTAATACGTGTTTATCAGTAGGCACTGTTGCCATCAGAACGAATTAAACTGCGTTACAGTGATTGAATCGTGGAGCCTATTGTCTCAATGCAACACTAGGGGTGTGAGGAGCCATGATGGACTCACTAATAATTTTATCCACTTGGGATTCTTTGATATGCGCCTATATCTACGCATACAAGCACCAATTGAATTTTGGCACACGAATGTGTTTCTCGCAAATCTATCTATGGCATCTCGGGACAGACAAGTGACAAAGTGCGTTTTTCATCATAAGTGCATCGGTCGCAAGAATTCAAAATGTTAAAAAGATAAGATGCGCCAACCTGCAAGTCATGTTCTAAACTGCTGAACTATGGGCACACACATTGCATATTTCCACTGCCGATGGCTTACCTTAGATGTAGCATCTTCGCTGAACACGGAGAATATGAGACCCACAAATCCTTCGTCCATCATTTGGTATATGGCTTGGGTCTGAACATCTGCGCACCGAAATTTTGCAGAAGTCGCTCAAAAGACGTCGTGGCATTTAAAAGACGAGAGGGAAGGAGAGGGAGTTACGCGATTAAACGGTGGCTCGACGCCTATTTTTGAAACTAGAAAAACAAAGGGGCACCAACCAACGTGCGATGGCCACACTGTGATGTGCGGGTGAGAATGGTACCAGCCTAGAACTCTCATCGGTTTCCTCAAGTTTATTGCGAGTGTCTGAAACAAAGCGAAACAGAGACATAAAAGCTAAGCATAGGGCACCTTGTCGCACGAAAGCGCCGCAGGTACACACACCTCAGCCTGTGTTGAAGCGTCCGAGAGTTGCTCGGGGGAAATTTCGACGCGGTCTTTCCTCTTGTCGGATCTCCGCAGCAATATCACCGCAGATATGTGGGCCACCTTCATTTCGTCGATCTGAGCAATTTGACGACCAACAAGCGACGTTAACGATCACGCGTGAATACGACTTTGACAGGCAATCCGAAACTCCTTAGCGCTCACCTCTCCGATGAGGAGCCCCATGACCTCCTCCTTCTCCGTGGAAAGCGCATGGCTCAGGCAGACCATGTAAACATCCGCGGACAGATTAACCCGTACTGTTGACATTGTTGCAGCTCCGTGATTAACTTAACGCTTTAAACAAATGTGTCGGCAGGCGGGACATTTCACAGGCACTCTAGCTCAGCCATTGCCCAGCTTCAAATTTCGGCTCGATTTGGCTCTTGAATGACCGCCTGGCAGGTAACTTCGCGACAAAAGACTTAAATCTCGGAGGCATTGTACGTGAAGCGTAGAGCTAAATTTGCAACTAATTGTTTAAACAAACTGAACATTTTTATAACTGCCTTATGTTCTAGTTTTTGTATACGTATTATGTAATAGTGGAAACAAAAACATTAGTTTTTTACGCAAAATATTAGCTATCACTATCATCATGAAAGAAAGTGGCGCCGGACAAGCATGGAGGTCGGTCTGCTGCGTTTgcactatagtgaactagaagttCACTATAGTTTGCACGCGTGAACTTGTTTATTGTGTACAACCTCCGCGTCTGCTAAAAGCCACGTTCCTTTTTTTCACAGAGCGGATTGAAGCGGTTGACAAGTAAAACGTAAGTCTGTGACAGAGTTCCTGCGCTAGTTCACCCGTCGAATGATTTGCGCTAGCTGCTTCAAGTTTCGTCTAGTTGAGTTGTGTCAACTTTCGTGTTGTAATTGCCGTCTGCCGGAGTGACTTGATGGCTTGTGGCTCATCTTAGTTTCATTTTGCGGTTGTCAGACCTTTGTGACGTCAAGTACTTAGAAGTAAGAGGCACGGCGCTGACAAGTTCATAGTAAAGCAGAGCTGCGCAAAATGTGCCGTACGTACTCAAAAAGTATTCTTGCCTGCTCACTTCCCTGGTGGCTCATTCGCACTCATATTCGCAACTACACTGTGCTCGCAACCTTCAAATGAGTGTCAGTGCCTTTCTATGGTTCGGACCCAACGGATCGAAGGCCTTATGCCGTGGTTTCTCAAAGTGGGTTCCGCGAGCCACTGATTAATCTTTCCTGGTTCCACACTCGCCAAGGTGCGACTACCTAGGTGTGACCGTTCTAAGGAGCCCCCATTATTCCCGCCCATTTGTTGGTGCAAGAAAAGTGAGTTCAATTGCTCCTTTGCAATTCGCGAAGACGCCTGTGCTCATGAGTTTACTGCATGTGAATCTAACTTGAAGCGAATGAATGATGCTTCCGTAAAAGTAAGTGACAGGGGAGGCGTTCCTTGGCACCTAATGGACCATAGCAGTGTTCCCTGGGACCAACTTGCATGAGAACCCGTGCCTCATGTTTTTCCACTACACTGGCTCTTTCGCAGAGGAACCGCCAGCGGCTGACGTGCGACCATGGTTCTACCAGCGTTGTACGCTGCGCTGCGCGTTTACGCGCCCTACGTCACCTTCCCGGTGGCCCTGGTCGTCGGCATCATCGGCTACAACATCGAGGGCCTCATTTCGGACCGACGCACTCCCAACAAGAAGACGAGCATTGACGAAGAGCGCAAGGAGCGGCTACTGCACGAGTTGGACTTGCAGCAGGACGTCACGCAAGTCGAGAGGCTCAAAGACAAGAGCTTCGTGCCCAAAACGGTGCTAGAGAGGAACGTCTCGCCTTCGCTTAGGACGCTAGACACGTGATTGCTGGTATATCTGGCGCAGGTGTAGCTCGTAAACAGACTATGGCCTCTTAAGCACTGTTTTGGAAAGCATGTTTGGCCTAAAAGGCGTGCTAGTAGTGTGAATGTTCGAGGCATCGACGTAGTGTAAACAGACTTAGATTTCCTAAATGTTGTGTTGGGGGAAAGCTTTATTGGACAAGAAGGTATCGTAGAAGTGTGAATGTTATTCTCGTTGATTGTGATAATGGCACTCTTCTGGATGCTGTCGATTCCCGCCGTCTTTTCAACTATGATTGGGCTCTCCAATTGACTGGAAATGCCACCATTACAGAATTAGACGATATGGCAGATTCTGACAATGTCCGGGATAGCACCCTTCTCGAGGGATGAGAAGGAAAGAATGTTTCGTAGAATACTTGCGAGGCTTAACAGCCTAGGTTTCTGGGCAAATTTGCCTGGTCGGGATACTACCACTGGCCAAATCTGGCAATGGAGGTCTTTCTGTGTCTTGAATGTGTTGATGTAATTTCTGGTGCCCTGGCTTGGTATGACGAGAGCTCGTGATCAGATGGTATAGTGTGTGCCTGGAGAACACCAAAAGAGAAGGTATGACTGTTTCTTTATGAAGCTTTTCTTCTGTTTTTAATGAGGTAGAACATGCAAAAGATGAAATACGCTTCCCACAGCAAAAGGTGGGAATgcatgttctcttttttttctatttaaatgTGTTCTGACACAACAATAATCACAGTTTCATTACATTGGTTTGCTGCATGATAAATTGCAAATAGTTaccttaaagggactgtctaccttACTTCACTGCTTTTATGTTTTGTGTCGCAACAGACAGCGTACCATCTGAAGTGTCTAACCATGCAGATCTTTCTCTGGAAAGTGTGTGGAAATTTTTAAAACATGTTTTTAGATCTCCATTCAATCTCCTTCTATCGGTAAAGGCGATGACAATTGTAATGAGTCGAAAATTGAAACTGTGTTTCATTTTTGCAGTGTTAATCAAGTTATGTTTATTAATTCAAAAAATACCTTAGCGGTCATTGAAGGCAggcacactcttttttgttgtttttatgggCGGCAAAGGAAGCTTTGCTTGCGTTTCTTTGCCGCTTGCAGGCAGGCTTACAGGCGAACATGCTGCCGGGCGCCTCTTTGAAAGtgtgaaagaaaaaagcaaatattagtCTCTGGCACAAAATAAAGCTGCCTCATGTGCGGAAAATACCATTCCAAGTCACACAGGTTTGTTTTTATATAGCAAAAGAGTCAGTCAACCTGCATGGATTACTTGTCCTACCAGTAGATTTACCACACTGCTGTTGGGTGATGCTAATGGTCATTTTTGTCgactttcaacatcaagttaaAATTATAATGCCTTTTTATAGGACAAAAGCGCATGCTTTGGCGTCAATGTGATGTTCTAATTTGCAGCACAATCAGAAAAATTTTTTCTAGCACCAAACAGTTTGTTTAAGGCATAGAAAGTGCACGTTATGGGAGAAGAATTGGTTATTGTTAACAACATTCatatctgccatttttttgcgtGTTAAAAATTTAGATGCATTTTTTTACACTTTATGACTTCTTCCGAGTACAATGATTGatattgccacaggaaattaACGCACCTCCAATTaacgcacctccaccagaaaatgtaacgaatgtagcagcctcacaacaagggTGTTCTATTTACatggtttattaagggcgaacttgtgcccaaagtgaacgacgcacagcaatcaagaagatccaaggGCAGCCGTCCTCGTGAGTCTCTGCcttcgagcaccctcgttctcttcttcttcacgcacgttggctgttcggcggagtaccgggcgcatgcagggccggctcgtgcattgcggctggcttcgtcgctcgtagtcgtgccgttagcgtttctctggttcccaacgtCCGCGTTGCACGGAGCAATGGTAATTTCTTGTGGCAATATGAATCTGTCTCCGCTCCAGAGCCCTGTATCTGTAATGTTGCTTTGGAATGTTCAACTGAATAAAACACTGGAGAGCCACTTTTGCTGGATAGTGTGGAGTTATCAGCATTATGTCTGGACAACGTAGaactaatgattgatatgtggtgtttaatgtaCCAAACCAATGTAGAACTAATAACTGTGTGCTTCTGTTGCTAATGTTAGTCAACACAAACAAGTATTTATAAATTTTGGGACAAAAGTGAGCTCTCTAGGTTCCATACTTGTGATTAGCCCTGCCGTTCTCTCTAGCAAGCACCGATTTATTTTTCGTGCCTCTTGCAGCCACTGTGGAAGAGTGTGCTTAGTTTGAATGTCAAAGAATGGTATATTTTGATGAAGAGTCTTCAGACACTCGGAGGTCATGTTTAATGTACGGAAAAACACATCATACTCTGTTAGGTAAATTGCTACTTGGCATGAGTTATGGCTGGAGTCTCTCGTACTTATGTGTGGCATTGTTTGGCAACTCATTGGCTCAATGACCGTGTGGTATCCTGTTACTGAAGACAAGGTTGTGGATTTAGTTACCGCTCACAGCTTCCGCATTCTGTAGTTGCGCTGTTCACAGGTTTTACCTTTCTGCTCCACTGGTTAAAGTACATACTTTGAATGATTAAGCGTAGAATGTCATGCTTTAATAGTGGGCTCTCATTGTACCTTCTCAGACCTAGCCTAAAGTAATTAGAAACTATCCATAAACAGCTGTACAACTCAATTTATTCATAGTTAAGAGATTGAtactttcaaaaacaaaagctttatagactgtgggaattgaggctagcttgctgcttttgcgcgggctttgccgccttttctgctgtTCTCATGTCTTGACATGCCTCCCGTCCttcgctgtctgccgcgctgggggaGCTGAGTGACGTTTAACCCTCTCACCCGGTAGTGAATGTTGattgtggcgccgcgcgcggagtctcccgagaggttttcgcgcgctgagtcgggagcgggcagatagatactctccgggactgcaGACGGTGAGCCaagcaatcttttccgtccgtcgactcccgttcGCCGGGGCTCGTCGGAGGTGATGGAATTTATTTCAAGAATCAGTGAGACAGACAAATGTGGGAATAAGAGTGTCCTCTTTTGTGATACCACATTCTCTTCTGTCCTTTATTTTGCATGCCCCACTTTTGTTTTGCAATGATTAAaggcttttttttcccttcataATCGAGCTTGAATGAAGAATGATTTTACGTAATTTCTGACAAGGAAACAATGAACTACTATTTCGTTGCGTGAACACAGAAAATGTTATGCCAATATTCACTGCATTGCACATAAAAAGCAGAGTGTAGGAGTAAAGGCGATCACATCGGCATGTTTTGCTTGTCGTCGGCCTCCTGTGTGCCGTCGCTTGACTTGTTGATTTCGGCAGCCACTTCGGTGAATAGAGTGTCCCACGTCCACACCGTGTCTGGCTGTAAAGATATCAAGTCTGTAAGCTGGCAGGGCGGCTCATTTACAAAATGGTAACATGCCTGGGCAGTTGATGAAAAGAGGCATGGTTATTGTGTCACAGATAGCATCATTCTTCGGTTCTATACTACCCTTGAAGGATTGCCAGTTTCCTATAATCGAGAGAATGGGGCAAGTAGCTTTGGTACTACATTGTGAAGAAAGCAAGAAGCTGTGACATGACATAACTTGGCCAGTGGTTCTTTTCTGCAGAACTATACGGGATGTAAAAAATCTTCACTAACCAGGCTTTTCCGGTGTCCCGTCAAGTgtggtttatttgtttttgtgtgaCTGAAGGGAACTTTTCATAAGCGCAAGAACCTGGTTCATTGGATTCGTTCCACTATACCACTGTTTCGTCCGCATGGGAATCTTTCACGGACATTATCGTGTTGCATTGAATCTACGCTAACACTATGTTGGCATTATTTAACAGTTTTGTGCTCTGTAAATTTGAAGCAAGTTCATCTGTGGCAGTTCTATGCAAGAGGCATCACTTTCATTGGGACGAAAGCACCACATTTCATAGCCACAGAGAACTGTTTTAACTATGATGTTGCAGTGAAATAGAAAATTTGAGTGGTGTGGCCAGCTGATACACTTTGCCCTCTAAATTTATTTGGGAGGAAAGTTTTTGAATGATTCGTGAAGCTGACTCGGATACCACAATTTTTAAAATAGTAGAGAAAACCACACGAAGCTAAACGAAAGAATACTGTATGGTAATAGCTCATGAATGGGTATGTGCATGCATTAGATGAATGTACTATCATGAACAGTATGAGCGAAATATTGAGTTAATGCTTTTTTTATGATTACCTGTATAATACTGATATGAATGTGATGTATTGATATTCCGCTGATATGTTTCTGCTTGATCATTTATATTGTTATGACCACTTTGTGGGGGCCCTTGCCAGCCGCTATGAACATGAAAACATAGCGTCGTTGTCCTAGCTCATATCGCTTCCCATGGGTGTGCGCAGGGTTTCTCTTCAGTATGGGCGATGGTTCATAGCAGCATCCCCTCTATATTGTGCAAATGTACAAAGCTGAATTCGCCCCCCTCTCTTCGTATTACGTCAATGCATAGAGATAGCTATGCCCCATTCTCTCGTCCCCCGATGCACACGCCTATATCACTTCCATCTATACATTCTTTACCTCCTTGAGGTATTCTTCAGGGGTCAGGTACTTTGCGAGCAGTCTGAGGTCACATCCATCCTGCAAGTGAAATTGAGAGATGGGTGAGAAATATGGACTACTTTTTAGTGCACAAGCTGCAAAACATTTCAGAAATGCAGAAGGGTAAGGACAGACAAGTTGGTTTGAGTCCTACGTTGTCACCGTTCTCGGGCACTGCCACTCACAAGTGTTGCGAACGCTGTCTGCTTCAGCAGCTCATTGTCCAGTTGCTGGAACGTGTCGACACGATTCACAGGGACGCTGCAAAGGAACGTAAACACGGCTTAATCTTCTGCTTTATTGCTTTCACATTTCAACTGGCATAAAGTGAGCATTTGCTACTGCTGAGAAGTGAACTTAAtttcttcaatatttttttttttcaaaagcttgCCCCAAGGCTTCGGAAAAATACATGTAAATTTGGTTTGTGTATAAGGTCTAATAATAAATGGTGTTAAGGTCCACGGATCCGGCACTTAAGCTTGGGTGGCTGGCCTGGCCTGAGGCACGTTGCACGAAAATGGTGAAGATGGCTTATTTGCAGGCCTGTAAAAGTCCACTATCCTTCACTATTGTTTTCTTTAGAAGATAGATGTGTCCTCACACTAAGACATTTTATGGTACTCAATGTTTAGGTGGTTATTTTGGTTTCTTAATGGCCAATTAATAGACACTGCAATTTTATTTAATTGAGTGACTGAGGCGCCTACTAAGACTGGTGTTTCTTTTGATGCTGTATTGAACAGGAACAAATACTATAGCAGACCACCCACTCCAGTGACATCTCGTAGGTGTGTCTCAACCACGCGTTGCTCTTGATGCCACTCGGTCTCGGAGTCCATTGGTTTGGGCCGTTGATCAAGCTACCGGTCGGCTCCTAAACCTGAGTTTATTAACTGCCCTGACAATGCACATAAGTTTGCATGTTCAGAAATTCTAACATTGCTTTCATAACTAAATATGAAGCTTCTTACTTCCAGTTGTGCTTGTTTATTGCTTACAACCAGGAAATGTGCAATATGGTAGATGTATAATGCCACAGTCTCGTGCTTGTTCTCATGATCGAAATTGAAGATTGAGTTtggcaaaaaataataattttaataatgATTTATTCAACCAAATAGGGCTATTACAAACACTGAATAAGGTAGGCCGTACCTTATTGCACATGGTACTGTGagtttatttattttatgcaCTGTATCTTACAGGCCTCTAAAGGCATTGTGTAAAGTGGTAATGCAATGCAATGATAAAACGTACAATAATTATAAAACAAAATGAACCAATGAATAGGCTGCCTTCTTTGTGTAAGAAACTAATGATGTTTGATTTGAGCCTGTGGGAGCGTGGTATAAATGTCTCTTGGTGCTCTCCGTCCTCTTGAATGTTTCATAACATCTTGCCCCTGGTCCTGGAATGCAACATCTATAACTCTTAGTTGCATTCGAATAAATTAACCCTAAGATTGTTGCTACGTTGACTCATTCATGAACCTTCATTGGTATTTTCAAGACATTGAAGGAAAATGCAAGTGAAACAATAAGTTAGTGCAGGCTGATGAGTTACACTCTGAAAACTCTAGCATCAGTAATGTCACCACTGTGGGTTTATTAATAGATAAAATAAATGTCAGCAGTTTCACTTCTAGATTTCTTGCTGAATTCTGTCATTGATGTCACAAATTTTAAAGTGCTTCTTAGCTtcaatgaaatttgctgaaactTGGTAAGTCAAGTTTTCTGCTTCCTCAAAAGACAATGGGCTTCATTTTTAATGATTAGTAACTACATAAGGCCTAGTTGATGCCATCAAAGTGTTACATCATAGTGACTGTTGCAGAACCTTAAAGGTGGCGTCACCATCTGCACTTTCTTTTTGCACCTCTTCCTGAAGCAAGCTTGGTGTTTTGGCCATCATGTCATAGTAATTCACTGATATGAAGAAAAGAAATTCGTTTTTCTCTTCAGCGTCAGTTCAAGTTCACTCATTTAATTTTTTTGAGTGTCATGCAAATTTAGCTTACCTCGGAGCTTGAGCCACTTGAGCGGTAAAATCTTCGCGCTCAAAGTCTCCCAAGTCTGGTATGCTGGGGATCTCTGAAAAAGCAACAGAAGCTCACCTCCTGGCATAGTAAAGGGAAGCGAGGATGCCGAACGTCGCATTCTTGCCTTACCCGAATCAGAGTCGTCTCTTTCTAAGACGGTCTCATTTTTGGTCAACTTTGGAACTTCGCTGAAGcaatagaaaagaaagaacaacTGGCATATTAAGCGCTTTTCCAGAATTACAGAAAATGAAGTCCTTTGACTGCTGTCATTCTGTACTAAAAATTTCCAGCTTGTTATTGATATGCTTGAACCAGTGACATGTTCCTTACTAGGTTAATATGTTACATGCTGAGTATAACATGCAGAACTTCATGAAATTTACACACTCAGTGATTTGTGTTGAAAACTGTAACCTGTTGAAGTAGGTTTGAAAGGTACATTGATAAAAAAAAGTCACCACGTTAATTgcatgtaatgttttttttttttcaaccactaTACTAACCTTCGATATCTCTCTTGCAGGAGGTGATCACAGAATGCAATTGCTTCACTAGCTACACAGAGCTCTTTAGCATCGCTTGTCACTAGTGATATTGTGTAAGACCGAACACGTATATCTTGAGAAACTTCGAGCACGAACTAAGACAGGGACAAGGGTGACATGTCGTTCGCTCACTTTTGTTCTCGTCTTAGTTAGCGCTCGACGTTTCTCAAGATGACTTTGTGTATTTATGATCTAAGATTGTTTTGACAGTGCAGGGAGGCAGTTTTATCTAGGATGGCATCGCTTGACAAGTACTATTTTGGTGCACATGACAGGAGAGCATACTTGGCACTAAATTTAAAGTGGTGCAGTAGGACAGGGGTGGCATAGGCACGCATACATAATGGAGACACATAAGCGCTGACCACCAACTGTATTATGTTAATTCGCACTATTTTTTCTTATCACATTATAACTTTATGTGCTGTGTACCTCCACTGCAAAAGCTTTCTGGCGGCAATATATTCAGTAATATAATTACCTTTCAGAAACTAAATGCACCATCAATTTCAGAAAGGTGTAGAGGATATTTCCTCATGTGACAAACTGAACTAACCTAAAGTTTGGTGGGAAAGAATTTTACCTTTTGGCAAATTGAGTGCTCCAAAAACACTATCAGACGAGTGTGCAGATCGTTGCACTTTTTTGGAGCATCACCACTACTCTGCATTGCCCCCTCATTGCTGTTGTCATTTAGTTATTGCTTTTTGGGCAATTTCATCACGTTAACTGCTGTGATCACACTAAAACTGGCCAGTGTATCGAACAGTTGGTATCCGGTGTCCATGTGGTAACTGCTCTGTTATAACGTTTGATCATTTCATTGACCTTAAAACACCTTTTTTGATACAGACACATGTTTGTGTTGCTCATTTTAAGTAGAAAATTGAGAATCTTGGTAGATTTCATCAGAGATTCCAATATTACTGCTTTGCCAAAGGTCGCACTTTAGGTGATAGCAACaaacttttcgttttttttacttgCGTGGAGTATGTACATTAGCACCGAAAATTACTTACAGTTTGAAAGGAAGCCACCATGAAATATTTTGGCAAAGCTCGTATTTATTCTTATGGTGTAACCAACCAGAGTATGTGCCTCAAAGTGACCATCCTCTTTCAATACCTCCAAGCTAATGTGTGAGCCAACACACCCATTCTCAGAAAAAGTGTCGTTCTTATGGGTACGCCAAAAGTGAAGCATGCTTGCAAATGACACACAAGGAACTCACATCGGGACGGTGCTCTGGGGACGTGCAGACGGCCGTCTGAAGCTGTGAGTTGGCAAAAAGGGGAGAGATATGTAGGGGTCATCCAATTAGGTGCGACATTGTGCGAGTGTGTCAGCGTCATGCCACCTCAGGTGAAAGTTTCCCACTGGCTTTTAGCCGGTTCACATTGGTCTAAAACATTTCTAACTGCTTAGTGCTGCAATGAATAATTTTTCATTTTGATTGTGGTCGAGTATGAGAAACACTGATATAACGAATTATCACACATAGCGAAGTAATCTAAAAGCTTCTCAGCAGTCATCAGCATGCGTTGATGCATACTGATCATAATGGAGGTACTATTTTCAATTGGGTCAGAAATATGGCTTCATCATAATGAAGCTCAGAAGCAGTATAATGGCGTTTCATGCTTAAGTTTAAATTATTTTAATTGTTGCATGTGAGAATGATTTGCATGCTATCAGGCCAAAAACATCAAGTTAGAGATGAACTCATGCAATATTCAGCTAGCTATTTAAACAGCCATCCGGTACACTTTATGTTAATGCAGTGATGCAGTTTATTTCACTTTGTTTGCTTGGATTAATGTTTTAGTTGCCAGTAATAGCCAATTGAACATGAATACTTTTTTTCTCTATTACTTGTACCAAAGTTCTATGGTTTCACATGCTGCAGGAGAAGTAAAAGCAGTAAGAAGAGATATTGTGACTAGAATTGTGTTGCAAAATTTTCACCTGAGGCAGGTAAGTGATATCGGGGGCCGTGCATACTACAACCTAGTGTGGTTTATAGAATGTACTCTCAAATTCAAACTATTATGATTGAAAATTTCAGTTGACAAACCGAAACAGCCCAGACGACGAACTATCCTCCGCCGCCCATCCGCTATTTCTTCTCGGTTTAGGAGGAGCTTTGGAAGCTTCACCGCTCTGCAAGCGAAATGACAATTCAAGAGAGTTGTCATCAAAAACTCGATAATTGTGCATTAATTAATCGGACGTACTCCATTTGATGCGAATGCGTTGGTGGGTAAGTCGGCGGTGTTGTTTCCGAATATGTTTAGCCGGCGCGCACGACTGCTAAAGGTCTGGAAAAAAATCGGAGCAGTAAAGACGTTGATAACGATTGCAAATTATCTCGGGTAGGCTCGCAATCGCGGCTAGCTGGGACATACTTTCTTGACGGGAGACTCCAAATCGTCGAGGTCGTCTGCATCCATGACAGGAGCGTAAACAAATCCGTTGCTAGGCAATGTACACTCGTATTTAAACATGATTTTTGTGACGTAGTGGAGCCTCTGAGACTTGTAACtaataaattgaaagaaaaactTTCCTGACAAATAATGTTTGCCACTACATATTTATAATATAAAGTGGTAATGTAAAAATGAAGTTTTTAGGTGCATTGTGTTTTCAAAACGATATCGGGCAGGCAGTGTGTTGGTGTGGACCGGCTGGAACCGAGTACTGTCTGAGGTGGCAAGATGGCAGCTTTGGGCCGGGCAGTTTCGAGGTAGCCGAGTGTCTTTGCCGGTGAAGTGGGCAATCATGGAAGGCGTACTCGCTGACAAGCTGTTGCAAGAGCCGGCGGTTAGCCTGTGCTTCCACAAAGATGTGTTCATGGGTGTAAGTTTCTTCATCTCGTCTCTTGTCCCGTGCACGTACCGAATTTTAGTTGGTTTCGGCGGCTGTTGCTCGTAAGTCAACCTCCCTCGAACATTTGCGTGGCTGATCTTACTGCTGCCGTCTTTACAGGAGAACTTCTCCGTGGATACGTTTGTAAGTGAGCACAGGAAGCGTGCCAGCTTAGAGAAGCTGCGCGATGACCTGGTCGTACACCTGAAGTTCCTGCGATCGTCGATGATCAAGCTGATCAACAAAGATTACGCGGATTTCGTCAACTTGTCAGCTAATCTGGTGAGGGCTGACGGCTACGCTTTTAATGATCGActctgttttcctttttttcttggggGTGGCGGAAGGGGCGGCGGCAAAGCTGTGCATCTATAACTGTTGGTTCACATCCGTGCTCATTATTCAGGTCGGATTGGACAAATT
Coding sequences within:
- the IFT43 gene encoding intraflagellar transport 43 isoform X2; protein product: MFKYECTLPSNGFVYAPVMDADDLDDLESPVKKTFSSRARRLNIFGNNTADLPTNAFASNGSGEASKAPPKPRRNSGWAAEDSSSSGLFREVPKLTKNETVLERDDSDSEIPSIPDLGDFEREDFTAQVAQAPSVPVNRVDTFQQLDNELLKQTAFATLDGCDLRLLAKYLTPEEYLKEPDTVWTWDTLFTEVAAEINKSSDGTQEADDKQNMPM
- the LOC119166880 gene encoding lys-63-specific deubiquitinase BRCC36-like, coding for MSTVRVNLSADVYMVCLSHALSTEKEEVMGLLIGEIDEMKVAHISAVILLRRSDKRKDRVEISPEQLSDASTQAETLAINLRKPMRVLGWYHSHPHITVWPSHVDVQTQAIYQMMDEGFVGLIFSVFSEDATSKLNQIQVTCFQSVNQASNGEPQRYVRMEIPLHIVPCTYISQACLDALVRLPEILCQEEQDMYNMTKQVPGLDLLTRMHNNSVFVKALCNIAESVSGPLLQSLENRLRQNRDKIERMRAEKDELLQKIAVAEACASAQAAIRSTAKAVDPNQ
- the LOC119166881 gene encoding small integral membrane protein 12-A, which codes for MVLPALYAALRVYAPYVTFPVALVVGIIGYNIEGLISDRRTPNKKTSIDEERKERLLHELDLQQDVTQVERLKDKSFVPKTVLERNVSPSLRTLDT
- the IFT43 gene encoding intraflagellar transport 43 isoform X1; translation: MFKYECTLPSNGFVYAPVMDADDLDDLESPVKKTFSSRARRLNIFGNNTADLPTNAFASNGSGEASKAPPKPRRNSGWAAEDSSSSGLFRFRRPSARPQSTVPIEVPKLTKNETVLERDDSDSEIPSIPDLGDFEREDFTAQVAQAPSVPVNRVDTFQQLDNELLKQTAFATLDGCDLRLLAKYLTPEEYLKEPDTVWTWDTLFTEVAAEINKSSDGTQEADDKQNMPM